A segment of the Spodoptera frugiperda isolate SF20-4 chromosome 29, AGI-APGP_CSIRO_Sfru_2.0, whole genome shotgun sequence genome:
ATCTTGTCTACAAACGTAATTTGTCAGTTGATTAAGTCAACATACACACACGCAATATctgaagtttaaaaatattaaaaacccaCATAATGTGTGCTCTGTATGTTTTCTTGCTTTCGACATTACGAAAACTTCCACGGAAAATTCgagaatttactaaaataaatacctatgcAGGCTTAACAGTGAGCTGCCGgctcttaagtctttgactgccaatagaaaactgttaaaggcaaatcctccgctaacgtcggtcaccggtgacccccgtggcgtttaaagtgttaaggaGAGAAGTCTGCGCGTATGctaagaaaaaagtaataacgGTGCTGTGGGTCCTCACCTGTCTTCCTCAGTATGTGCCGCGTTGTAGAACACGTCAGGTAGCGGCGAGTCATGTTGGCTCAGCAGTGAGCTGCCGGCCCTCGGGGAGTGGGGTCCATGGGTCGCGTACGGGGAGAATGGTACCGCTGCCCTCAACGCTGCTAGGACTAGGAGCATGCCGCCTggtgacaaaaaataaaataaagattcatGGGAATAATCGTTCCAATTTTATCAGTATATGTACTGCCGAAGTAAGTAGTTTGAAATAatccaaaacattatttttacctTGAAGAGTTAATACTGAGTaaagatattgaaatatttaaaaaatatgataagatAATAGACGGTAATGATACCAATGCAAATAGAATAAATGTAGGACGTCATTAAACTAGATAGATAAAATGATGTAATCTAAAATTAAGCTGGCAGTGCTTGAATACAAAGAGCTGAATATCCAGCTATGGCTGAATATCCAGTTATGGCTGAATACCCAGCTATAGCTGAATATTCAGCTCTTTGTCTCTTTGGCAAGCCATAAGGCCATAGAGTTAAATGGAACTCTATGGCCTAATGGCTAGCCTCTATATCTCAATGAAAACATTTATGTTTAAAGATAACAAAGATACAAACTAGCAGAACATGGCTATGCTTCTATCTATCTTTACTTTCTAGTCCACCGATTCTtaacttatcataataagtCTCTAAGGCAAATTAATTCTACTTAAACTTCCCGcgtattcaattaatattaaatgattaataCATTATAGAATAATACTAAGTGCTTAACATCGGAACCTGCTTCTAATAATAGAATTGTAAAATCTCGGTCCAGTTATTCCAGTAGTATATTACGTAGGTACTGCATTGCGTAACTTCATCCTTAGTCCCATATAAGGattaatttatagttataaatttaatatcggTGTAGAaatacctaccatatgaggtcAAGGGAAAGAGActggtatagggtgggtaagggtgtgtttacccgccgaaactgaacaacattattacttgtaaaatggtcgacttaatgaaaaacacatgatttgACATGtcgtataaattaaaattattatataaattagtttgcgctattataacgtgtcggaaaagaagccaggtggtagcatagcacgagaaggaatttctcGGTaagtacaaaaacataaaaatacttgtgatatttgtaattataacattagcatCCTGAAATTTATAGATAAAAACGATAGTatcgcaagcagactaatagtaatacattgcttgcgatacCGATGAGTACAAGTTGTAGATCGCGCATGTATTACGTATcgcgagagtcccgagtaccgaatCAAAAGTTCATGTCCTTCAAAATCTTGACATCGGACCTTCAAATTTGTAATCAagtcgattgttactatgatacagtctattatatTCAATAGccactttataattaaaataataagtattaacgttattacgactaattagtaatatagatttggagtgaatgttttttttttatatagaatgtgacatatgatacaattttaatattagatgTCTTTAGGTTTCTCGCGCCTCCACGGATGTAAgaaattgtggattgacacaactggtagaattcGCTGGCCCTAaatgctgtgtagtgtgatacatactaataatcaaatcaagcgatgtccaagtcgatctatttgtttaaaacgttaaatatttttaatattgcaccaaaaacttatgtaataataagTCAGAAGGTCCTTCAGTgtagaactaaataaaataaccgacttggtattatatggatctcacaacttttacTGTAGAAaaactgagctgcgagacttgggttttttacaggatgtttttgaatGGGATTATTTTTACCTTAAAGAGcacttgaaatataaaaaaaaatgtaggtaaagtaATTGacagtaatttatttgtaaaaaaaacatgcgTAATTTTACAGCTTGAGCCAtaacattatacagttaaagtgatataagATACGTCACAATATTATCTAATTACCTATGTAGTTAATGAAAAATGGGATAGGTACCAATGTAAATAGAATACATGTAGGACGCCTTTAAACTAGGTAGATActtaatgaaattgaaaattaagCTGGCTGTGCTTGTATACAAAGAGCTGAATACCCAGCTATGGCTGAATATCCAGTTATGGCTGAATATCCAGCTCTTTGTCTTTGCCATTAGGCATAGAGTTATATGGAACTCTATGGCCTAATGGCTATCCTCTGCATCTTAATGAAaagatatattaattattatgttatcggcttagctcacgtaatgttttgacgagctTACTGGTTAGTGAGCCCCttgcatgacttgaaactagtcgagttcctcgtcaaaacattacgtgagtaagccgataagcataataattaatttagtatgtctcacgaaagttacgaatgaaaagatttatgtttaaagattacaagGATACAAACTAGCAGAACATGGATATGCTTCTATCTATCTTTACTTTCTAGTCCTTATCCATAAATACTCAACTTATCATAATAACCTCTAACCAAATTAATTCTACTTAAAATACTTCCCGcgtattcaattaattattaaatgattaattaacattaataaataatactaagtgCGAGTCTGAACTTGGGAACCTGCTTCTAATAATAGAATGGTAAAATCTCAAAGGTCTTTATTCCAGTAGTATATTACGTAGGTAGTATTGCGTAGGCTTCATCCTTAGTCGTCATAAGGattaatttattcttaataaattataatatcgtaaTAAGTTCAAAAATACAATTCTAGCTAGTAATAGGTCAAAATATCAACATATTGTTACGCATATTAATTTACAAAGGTCACTCCTACACACTTTTGCGTTGTTATGTATGTtacctatttactttttgtgtacataaaatagcaataaatagtttattactTCATAATGTCACCGACACTATAAACTAGACAATGCGTAGTTGTTTACTGACAAAGAAAGTTAAAAGTTAACCTTTACctaataataagataaaaaaatcttagaatttCGCAATCAAAAATGACAACTTCACTTTTGGACGACCCGGATATCAAAAGCGGCACCTCGTTCGTACCTTCACTCAGGAAAGACACATGGCCTATCATGTGAGGGACACAGCCACAGTAGATTCGGAAGTCCCACGTTGGGTGCCACAAGATTTATTGCCGCAAAATGTAATACATTAATGACTCACTTCGAACTTTAAAGTACGTAAATATCAAACATCACGTCTTTTGTTTCCAGATTCGTTGCACATTGTGTTTTGTATAACGTTAGTTTTTGctagttatttttaagtgtgggaaactCCATAAATTTCTCGACCCGGATCTACAACGCAATCTATGTAAACTATTTAATTAGGCCAtgcaaaaacataaaacatatttacattaAGTAGTATCATAAAGAGGTAAAGCTCTCATATATTCTAACATGTGTTTTCTACGTAGACCAATTCGTCACACTTGGTAAAACGGCCCATATTCGACCAGGAAAACTGGTCTTGCTCACCCAATTTCAAGGGCCAAGTTCGAACACACTTAGTGAAGCAATGAGGGAACAAAGAGTAATGGCACTGGAATTGCTTTCCTCTACTCCCATTTACTCGTAATACTTAGTAGTTACGTCTTAGCAGAAAAACATGGCGCGTAAACAACTCTTGGCTTGCACAAACAAAATTCGGGTCGCGCGGCAACTGACAAAGCTAAAAGAAGTTTTGAAATGTACAGAAGTTTGTGTTCTCGAGTGGCGACGAGATGGGAAAATATGCGGatgaaacatttattaaatgcaAAAATTTTAAGTAAGGAGAATGTTGGCAGAGATAGAGTAAATTGGTAAAGACTAGGCACTGTTCTAACTAGCTTATAAAGTcaaaactcaaatcatttattccaattaagcCATAAATAGATTAcgtttgaaatgtcaacaaataaagaaataaatcagtctgtcagtctgtccgttagtgaagctagatgtcctttccaaaatgtagcttcgaatggagaagaacgggCAAGACACTTCGTTCGAAGTATTAGACAATGCTTAACGCctaaattgtaagtttaataaaatgtaaataataaactaacctGAAATAGTAGCGAACAGCGTGAGATGAGCAAAGAGCAGTGCGGTGGCGCCACAGGCGTAcatggcggcgcgggcgcggccaCAGGACCACCGCGTGAAGTCCCAGCACCGCAGAGACAGGGTGTACTCTCCTCGTCTGCACAGCAGGTCCACGAACAACGCTGCCACCCACATCGTCTCCAGGATCAGGACTAGAGCTGCGCCCACGCTGTGGACAAATACATGTTTAGATCTCCCATTAACGAAATTATATGTCTacttcttaaaatattataaaagttataaggGATTAGTTCAATTATTGGTATTGATGCTCAAGGCTTGCTATGagcacaataattattattaattaagggATAAACCAACTTAGTTCTACGTGGAGAGTTAAAGGGGCTTGCTATGAGCacaataagtattaattaagtGATAAACCAACTTAGTTCTACGTGGAGAACTAAAGGGGATGCcttagttcagcagtggacgtttctcggctgatgatgatgacgatgatgaagaGGCTACTAATCAGTTGTAATCATCAGGTAAAATACTCATTACTGacgaaattatttcatttccgaaaacataaaaaattgagCCAATAAGTATATGGCAGTCGATATCATATTAAAGGAGGATTAACAGCATAGCGAATTAATTCTACACTCAGATTTCTTCTAAGACCAACCGCTAACTTTCCTCCCATGTAAAAGTTTATGGATCTCCGTAAACCGGATCCCTAATTACAAGTTTCGGTTATTAGTGCCCGAAACTATCCGAGCAGGAGTGACATTTACGAGCATTTAGATTCATACGGCGTAAACCGGGAATAGATGGTACACATGCATCACCAGAATATACGATGAACTCATGCTTTTAAATAACGCAGATAACTGGAGAGTTTATTGCAACCACCGCGTAAAACCTCATgattttaccaaaaataaagaacattaaGTACTGGATAAGCTCCTATAGTACCTACCCTTCATATTTCCTAAACCAACTTTGCCGAGTTATATTTTTACGcctaaaaagtttttaatatggaaattCTAAAGGCATCGTGGATATTTGAGTAAAATCGATTTCTCgctatgttaaaaaaaaaatttgtattttagattataattaaaacatgttaAAGGCCACGTGTACTAATCTTTCTTTacaagtcatttttttttttttttgaggggggaatttCATCCATTActttctttcgccttgggcgaggcgagagggagtgtcagactcttactgactaaaaaccacctcgttcctactcctgcatttcgaacagagcccggtaaacccgctaagtagtccgcagctccggattcgtTACAAGTCTTAGATTTTAGTTAGATAAAGAAGTTCTTACACCATGGCAGTTACGTAAGTATTTATACACAGACCATATCCCAAGTGTAACTATCACACATACATTGGCCCAATTTCGTTAAAAGTGTTTTCTAACTTTACAGCATGACATACTAACATGAGTCTAGATTCTAGACTGATATGGTTTCTAATTTTAGCCTAGATACAAGgtcattgttatttttgtcaTGTTTCATCATTGTCGTCTATCAATCTAATGCTGTCATAGCCGTTTTAGGTTCGTTTATCATTTTTTTACACACGTCTCTATCCTCCCAGCATCAGCTCAGTTCTATTAATCACGGATTATCTTATCTAGTATATCGCTGACTATACTTGTTTAATAATACCTCTTCTTAACGTCTTCCTTCCATTTTATCAAACAATATTAAGAGGTCTTTCGTCTTATTAAACAGACTTAAGGGGCCTAAATAcagtattttaaaaagtatccAGTAAAAGGTTTTCTAAGAAAAAGTGTTGTAAGTAGACATTTTTATCcattgattaattttttttaacgtaaatttgtgaatattttagactttttttactcttcttctttttcatttttctgAGAGCAAAATAGTGTTACATTTCAACCCTTTCGGGAATTTCAATTTAGGTAGGAATGACCCGCCATCCCTTACATAGAGGTACGCCATaattatgatttgttttttaaaacacacATGGGCACACGTAACAatgtttaattgtaataaaaataaaacacaaagagctttgttaaattatttccGCAAAACCTTTGTTTTCGTCgataaattttaacttttttccaAATTGGAagctataaaaacatttataacgGTCTTTCAATATTACGCAGAGTCATAAATTGTCTGAAGTTTGTCTTAAATTTTGTTACCAGCTCGGAAAACAGAAGTACGGGCTCCACTCGTTATTGAATTCAAATGTAACAAGATTAAGGAAATAGTTTCTGTGGAAATTTtaagaaacaattttaattcaatgttcGTCCCTTTGAATCTCTTCTAATTAGATAATTGGAAATAGTAATTGGAGGATCTTGCAGTCCGCGTGCCGTCtccgttttatttaatttcgaaTTTTATCGATTACAACTTTTAAGGTCACTTAGGCTCGATTCATGTCTGTGGTAAAATATGTTCAATTGTTTATGTTCACGGAACATGTGCGTATTATAGGTCGCGTGACGCCAGAACAGATACATGTATAAAAAAACCATTGACAGTCACACTCAATGGATGATACTTCAGGACGACcaatgatacgctcgacgtattttacgtcagatatgaaccgacccttaaaCATTGAACAAGACTTAAAATTCTTGCCTTGCTTACCTAGTGGGCAGAGACACACCTTAACTGCAAGTATGACCATGTATATGAATGTAATGGAAGCTAAGATAAAAACGTATGTGACAATTTTGGCACTCTGTCTTTTTTTGCATACGCCTATCTCTCTTCTCTTCTTAATCGTTTCCCTCACTACTGAGAATCGTGACCCCATACCTATAGGACTAAGACTTCAATTCATGTGTGAGTAAGAAAACATAAATTCCCTCATAAATGTAACTTCAAGTCTTCAACAAAGCAAATACAGCGTTCGTCTGACAGATTTTtccttcaaaaatataaaacacaaaggCGATGACAGAATGGCGTGGCGTCGGCGAGTCGTCGTCGTTACGGCACGAGTGTACCGACAGCTTATCTGATTCAAATTCAATCTCAGCCTTTGCTGAAACTTTTTTCAGTTAGGCATTCAATAATATGTAGATAACTCGTCCGTACAGGAGATTGGGCCTTCCTAAATATTGGTAAATGGTGATGAAGTTTTGATGCTATAGTTTTTGGTTTATTCTACATTGTAgctttattaatgttaatttgaGGTCTTGATTGAACACAGCATTAAACCGTTGTATGGACAT
Coding sequences within it:
- the LOC118268379 gene encoding uncharacterized protein LOC118268379, translated to MNVPTIKTDSEVDLQTQSTSRLQPRRTTGTPKKSVASKLWDLLQPLARLWGLITAVVMSGAGTELLVLGYDVAPGLLVGAALVLILETMWVAALFVDLLCRRGEYTLSLRCWDFTRWSCGRARAAMYACGATALLFAHLTLFATISGGMLLVLAALRAAVPFSPYATHGPHSPRAGSSLLSQHDSPLPDVFYNAAHTEEDRSEEMTVLDMRTTDRSRSTTPKPPLLNFDS